From the genome of Deltaproteobacteria bacterium:
ATTGGGATATGACCTCGTGTCGTATCATACGGAAGGAAAACCGGTAAGGGGAGACGGTAATAACCTAGTGGTTTATGAAGGCGTAACCTATTTATTCGCGAATGAGGAGAATAAGAACGCATTCGAGAAGAACCCCGAAAAATATCTTCCCGCCTACGGGGGATGGTGCGCATTCGGAGTCTCGGTAAATAAGAAGTTTGTAGGAGACCCCGAGGTGTGGAAGATAGTTGACGGGAAGCTTTACCTGAATCTGGATAGAAACATTCAGAAAATGTGGTTTGAAGATATTCCCGGCAATATAGCAAAGGCGGATAAGAACTGGGAACAGATTAAAGATAAATCCCCGGATCAACTTTAATCATCCACAGTTTGTAATCAAATGTATTATAGCTCAAGGAGAGAAAGGAGCGACGAAGCTTCAACACTCCTTGAGCTATCTCTTTTTATGTATTAAAGCAACGCAGCAAATTATTAAAAACCGTTTTTAACAACCTGTTTCTTGTTGCAATTATACAACAAATTATTCTACAATAATAGAAATGGGGTAACGGATTGTGTCCAAACAATCTAACTCAGATCGGAATAAGAGTAAAAGAGCCGCTCTTCAACGTGAGTCAGAGGCACGATATCGCACTTTGCTTGAAATTAATAATTCAATTATTTCTACCTTCACACTGAACGATTTACTTCTAAAAATTTCCAAGGCTATAATCGATAAGCTGCCCTTTGATTATTCATCTATATCTTTATATAAGGTTGAAAAGGATGTACTAGAGTTGCATTCTTTTGGGGAAAAGATTCCGTTATCGCCGGGTTCAGAACTACCACGAAAGGGCAGTCACGTTGGATGGGTTTTTGAGAATAAAAGGATACTCATTGCCAATGACTTATCTAAAGAACAGAAGTTCACCACGGATAAACTTCTACAGGAAGTAGGAATAGCTTCTTACATAATCACACCACTTATTAGCCGAGAGAAGATAATAGGAACCCTAAACTTGGGATTCTATATGCCTAATGATTTTAAAGAATGTGACACAGATTTTCTATCGCTGGTTTCGAAGCAAATAGCCCTTGCTGTTGATAATGCAAAATCTCATGAGCGAATCGAAAAATTAAAAAAGCAAAATGAGTTAATCTTAAACTCGGCCGGGGAAGGCATATATGGGCTTGACTCAAACGGAATTACCACCTTTGTAAACCCGGCAGCCGCTCAAATGATTGGATGGGAGCTGGAAGAGCTTATCGGCAAACCTCAACACCAGATTTTACACCATACTAAGCCTGATGGTACTCCCTACCCTAATACAGAATGTCCTATATATGCTGCGTTTAAAGACGGGAAGATACACTCGGTTAAAAATGAAGTCTTTTGGAGAAAGGACGGTAGCAGCTTTCCAGTTGAGTATGTAAGCACACCGATTTGGGAATACGGTAATTTGGTCGGAGCGGTAGTTGTATTCAGGGATGTGACTAATGAAAAAATAGCAGAAGAAAAACTCAGGAAGGCTTATTTAGAAGTAGAGCGATTAAAAAACAAACTACAGCAAGAGAATTTATATCTTCAGGAAGAAATCAAGTTCGAACATAACTTCGAAGAGATAGTTGGCGAGAGCAAGGTTATAAAAGATGTTCTGCGTCAAGTTGAAATGGTTGCCGGCACCGACTCGACTGTGCTAATCAGAGGAGAGACCGGAACAGGCAAGGAGCGAATCGCAAGAGCAATTCATAATAACAGTTCCAGAAGAGATAGGCCATTAGTAAAAGTAAACTGCCCCGCGATTCCCTCCGGTTTAATTGAAAGCGAATTATTCGGACATGAAAAGGGGGCGTTCACAGGAGCACTTACAAAGAAAATAGGGAAATTCGAACTCGCTGACGGTGGGACCATATTTCTGGATGAGCTGGGGGATTTGCCACTCGACGCACAGGCCAAGCTGCTCAGGGTGCTTCAGGAGAGGGAGTTTGAGAGAGTAGGTAGTATTGAGACACGGAACGTGGACGTCCGGGTCATAGCTGCGACTAATAGGGATCTGGAGAGCGCGGTAAAAGAAGGAAAATTTCGTGCAGACTTATATTACCGCTTAAATGTTTTTCCTATTGTAGTTCCAGCCTTGGCGAAACGTAAAGAGGATATCCCCCTCCTTGCGACGTACTTTACACAAAAGTATGCAAATAAATTGGGCAAAGCGATAAAGTCAATAAGCGAGGAAAACATAGAAGCTCTGAAGAACTATTCGTGGCCGGGAAACATCAGGGAATTAGAGAATATAGTTGAAAGGGCAGTCATCGTTTCGACGGGCGAAACACTCAATATAGATAAAAATCTTTTTGATTCATCATTAGAATCATCTTTCAATGACAATGAACTTTCGAACCTGGAAGATAATGAGCGAGAACATATCATTAAGGTATTAAACAAGACAAAATGGCAAATTTATGGAGAGAAAGGTGCGGCAAAAATACTGGGTATAAATCCCAGTACACTCAGAAGCCGCATGGACAAACTGGGCATAAAAAAGGAAATAAAGTTGCTTTAGCAAAAGCCCCGTAATCTTGAAATTTCGCTATTCCTCGATATTTCGTGAGTATTAATATCCAGAATTTTATATCTAGTTGGAATAAGGTCTTAAAAAACTCTATCATACCAGTCACTTAAACATGCTGTTGATTGCACGTTTTTTGTGGCACAGCCCTTGCACTATATACAACCGTAAAAAGTATTGAAATCAAGAACGAGGTTATTAGACGTGCTAAGAATTACATTAATATTCCAGGATGCAGAAGCTGTGACATTGAGATTAGATGGGAAATTGATTGGAACATGTGTATCTACTTTAAAAAAGGAGTGTCTGAACTATAAGGACAAAAAAAATAAGACCGTGATATTGGATTTCTCTGGCCTTTCTTTTATTGACCGCGATGGAGTGACAATGTTGGAAAGCATTAATGACGAAAAATTGCAGATTGTTAATTGTCCAATATTCATAGAAAAGCTTCTAGAAAATCTGATATCGGTTATGAAAGGAGATATAAAATGAGTAACAATAGCTTGATAAATTCACTACAACATAACCAAGAATTAGCTTACAACTATGACTCGATTAGTAACGATGAAACCTCACTATACGAATCATCAGACAAGGCATACTCAGATGGTTTTGAAATAAATTATAAAGAGATGGCTGATGAGGAAATTATCAGTCTCTATATCGATAACGAAGATGAATCTGCTTTTAATGAAATTGTTGATCGCTATGGGTGGAAGCTACACAGGCTTGCGTTCAGAATCACACATGATATGCGTAACGCTGACGATGTTCTTCAGGATGTCTTCCTAACACTGGTGGAAAAACTACAAACCTTCCGTCAACAGTCAAAATTCTCTACCTGGCTTTATAGAGTTGCTGTAAATGCGAGTTTTATGTTCTTGAAAAGACAAAAGAAATACCAGCGGGAATTGAGCCTGGACGATTTTGAAACGTATGATAATAACGGATACCTGGAAGGGGTTGTACTACAAGATTGGAGCTGCGTCCCGGAAGATGTAGTAATGAGAAGAGAGGAGATGGATAAGATAGAAAAAGCAATCAGCGAGTTGCCTGAATTACATAGAGTCGCGTTTCATCTTAGTCATATAGAAGGACTTACCAATGCTGAAATTGGAAATATTTTGGGACTGACTCTACCTGCGGTTAAATCCAGGGTTCGTAGAGCAAGAATGTTTCTAAGAGATAGGCTCTCCGATAATTTATACAATTAAGGGAATTAATCGAGTTAATTACATTGCAATAGAGGTGCCAGAATGAAACAGAAGAATGAAACTTCTACTATCGAGGAAATAAGAGAGGCGTTCAATCCATTCTCTCTCCACGCGGGTCCCCGGATGCTCATGTATATGTATATTGATGAAGAGTACTAC
Proteins encoded in this window:
- a CDS encoding YHS domain-containing (seleno)protein; the protein is LGYDLVSYHTEGKPVRGDGNNLVVYEGVTYLFANEENKNAFEKNPEKYLPAYGGWCAFGVSVNKKFVGDPEVWKIVDGKLYLNLDRNIQKMWFEDIPGNIAKADKNWEQIKDKSPDQL
- a CDS encoding sigma 54-interacting transcriptional regulator yields the protein MLEINNSIISTFTLNDLLLKISKAIIDKLPFDYSSISLYKVEKDVLELHSFGEKIPLSPGSELPRKGSHVGWVFENKRILIANDLSKEQKFTTDKLLQEVGIASYIITPLISREKIIGTLNLGFYMPNDFKECDTDFLSLVSKQIALAVDNAKSHERIEKLKKQNELILNSAGEGIYGLDSNGITTFVNPAAAQMIGWELEELIGKPQHQILHHTKPDGTPYPNTECPIYAAFKDGKIHSVKNEVFWRKDGSSFPVEYVSTPIWEYGNLVGAVVVFRDVTNEKIAEEKLRKAYLEVERLKNKLQQENLYLQEEIKFEHNFEEIVGESKVIKDVLRQVEMVAGTDSTVLIRGETGTGKERIARAIHNNSSRRDRPLVKVNCPAIPSGLIESELFGHEKGAFTGALTKKIGKFELADGGTIFLDELGDLPLDAQAKLLRVLQEREFERVGSIETRNVDVRVIAATNRDLESAVKEGKFRADLYYRLNVFPIVVPALAKRKEDIPLLATYFTQKYANKLGKAIKSISEENIEALKNYSWPGNIRELENIVERAVIVSTGETLNIDKNLFDSSLESSFNDNELSNLEDNEREHIIKVLNKTKWQIYGEKGAAKILGINPSTLRSRMDKLGIKKEIKLL
- a CDS encoding STAS domain-containing protein, which produces MLRITLIFQDAEAVTLRLDGKLIGTCVSTLKKECLNYKDKKNKTVILDFSGLSFIDRDGVTMLESINDEKLQIVNCPIFIEKLLENLISVMKGDIK
- a CDS encoding sigma-70 family RNA polymerase sigma factor, whose amino-acid sequence is MSNNSLINSLQHNQELAYNYDSISNDETSLYESSDKAYSDGFEINYKEMADEEIISLYIDNEDESAFNEIVDRYGWKLHRLAFRITHDMRNADDVLQDVFLTLVEKLQTFRQQSKFSTWLYRVAVNASFMFLKRQKKYQRELSLDDFETYDNNGYLEGVVLQDWSCVPEDVVMRREEMDKIEKAISELPELHRVAFHLSHIEGLTNAEIGNILGLTLPAVKSRVRRARMFLRDRLSDNLYN